In Odocoileus virginianus isolate 20LAN1187 ecotype Illinois chromosome 23, Ovbor_1.2, whole genome shotgun sequence, one DNA window encodes the following:
- the C23H12orf71 gene encoding uncharacterized protein C12orf71 homolog, with product MAQELAAPLSRGQPPGQNLTETTTDPWDEGDLRFEPSNSMVHSFSSSSESNLSLSVGYFPCEDISSCENTLSCEDSSAEGPSVHFVPPIQGSWWTENTGRLLARRDQTQDGPEQFCKLSITLAWDVDVASNNSDSAANCDLSGGNRDKHPKEKTKMTLSKLDGLVQKLEKFLENQKDDKDDDSVFPESAQEEDSQLPSSSLPGMAQVSHQEHGSCQDLAKFNPLEHEDVIQFPQIHPRHQNQELAKTISEATGSQGTDIAEISSVLSGLPEEEDTHSSTEALSCLNFGCVFRWLRHQVLPSLLGREDPKKATERPRELAQKKRFSHRSKRIQPQESFELGHPIPPDF from the exons ATGGCTCAGGAGTTGGCAGCACCCCTTTCACGTGGGCAGCCACCAGGGCAGAACCTTACAGAGACTACAACAG ATCCCTgggatgagggagacctgagatTTGAACCTTCGAACTCCATGGTGCACTCATTCTCCAGCAGCTctgaatcaaacctgagtctctctGTGGGCTATTTCCCCTGTGAGGacatctcctcctgtgagaacACCCTCTCCTGTGAAGACTCATCTGCTGAAGGTCCATCAGTCCACTTTGTCCCTCCTATCCAAGGGTCATGGTGGACTGAAAACACAGGGAGGCTTCTAGCGAGACGAGACCAGACACAGGACGGCCCAGAACAGTTCTGCAAACTCAGCATCACCCTGGCCTGGGATGTTGACGTGGCCTCTAACAATTCAGACTCGGCTGCTAACTGTGACCTAAGTGGAGGCAACAGAGACAAGCACCCCAAAGAGAAGACAAAGATGACTCTCAGCAAACTGGACGGTCTTGTGCAAAAGCTTGAGAAATTTCTAGAGAACCAGAAAGATGACAAAGATGATGACTCTGTGTTCCCTGAATCTGCTCAGGAAGAAGACTCCCAGCTGCCTAGCAGCTCCCTTCCAGGTATGGCTCAGGTTAGTCATCAAGAACATGGTAGCTGTCAAGATTTGGCCAAGTTCAACCCACTAGAACATGAAGATGTTATCCAGTTTCCACAGATTCATCCAAGGCATCAGAACCAGGAGCTTGCTAAG ACAATAAGCGAGGCAACTGGCAGCCAAGGGACAGATATTGCAGAGATCTCCTCAGTCTTATCAGGTCTACCAGAGGAGGAGGACACTCACTCCAGCACAGAAGCCCTCTCATGTCTGAATTTCGGGTGCGTCTTCCGCTGGCTAAGGCACCAAGTCCTCCCCTCACTTTTGGGGAGAGAGGATCCCAAGAAGGCCACTGAGCGTCCTCGTGAACTGGCACAAAAGAAGAGATTCTCTCACAGAAGCAAGAGAATCCAACCTCAAGAATCCTTCGAATTAGGACACCCCATACCACcagatttttaa